TGAGCGAGAAGTTAAAGGCTTTGACAAAAATGAATGTTCCGATCAGCGAAACTGGGATCACGATCGCCGTAATAATCGTGGTTCTCCAGTCTTGCAGGAACACGAAAATCACCAACACAACTAGAATAATTGCCTCAAATAAGCTTCTGACTACTTCCTGAAACGATGCTTCGATGAATAGAGAAGAATCATACGGAATATCGAAAGTCAGTCCAGGCGGAAAATTTTTAGAAAGCCGCTCCATCTCTGATTTGACTGCTGTGGCAATATTCAGAGCATTGCTGCCTGGAATCTGGATCACCTGATACCCAACAGAGACACGACCCCGATAGCTGGTAAATGAACTGTAGTTTTCGGCTCCAAGTTCAACGCGCCCAACATCCTTGAGCCGAACCAATGTTCCATCTGCCTCGGCTTTCAGCACAATTTCTTTAAACTCTGTCGGCTCTCTCAATCTACCGCTTGTTTGCAAGTCAATCTGATACAGTTGCTCGTTTGAAACAGGCGGCTGTCCAATGCTCCCAATCCCAAGCTGGATGTTTTGCTGATTCAGGGCATTAATCACATCTTGAGCTGTCAGATTTCGACTGGCAAGACGATTGGTATCGAGCCAAACGCGCATTGCATAACGTCGTTCACCGAAGGTTAGAATGTTGCCCACGCCCTTAATTCGTCGCAGAGCGTCTAGGATGTAAAGATCGGCATAGTTGCTGATAAAAGTGTCATTGTAGCGATCGCCTTCGCTGTAAAGTGCCATTGCGAGAACGATCGCTGTTGATTGCTTCGAGACGCTGACTCCAGTTTGCTGAACTACTTGTGGCAGTTGGGCTTGAACTTGCAGCACTCGATTCTGAACATCCGATGCCGCTACATCAATGTTATAGCCTTGCTGAAACGTGACTACGATCGTACTCGTTCCATCATTACTGCTCGTCGAAGCCATGTATCTCATGCCTTCAACGCCGTTAATTTGACGTTCTAAGATGGTTGTTACCGTGTCCTCGACGACTTGGGCATTTGCACCCGTATATCTTGCCGTTACTGTAATCTGAACGGGACTGATATCTGGATATTGCTCAACAGGTAGAGTAGGCAGGCTAACAAGTCCGACGACGACCATCACTAAAGCGGTGACGATCGCGAAAACAGGTCGCTTGATGAAAAAATCAGCAAACATACAGCTTATTCAGGTGAGTGGATAATTTAAGATTCAGGTGTAATTGGCATTCCATCCCTAAGCGCCAGCACACCAGACACAATGACTCTTTCTCCTGCACGCAAACCATCCAGAACTTGATAATCGTTACCCTCGATCGCGCCTAATTTCAAGAGTCGCTGTCGTGCCACAAAGCCAGATTGAGCAGGCTCAACGACATACACAAAAGCCTCTCCGCCTAACCGTGTTATGGCTGTTGTGGGAACAACGACACCCGGACGCTGACTTTGGATGATTCTCGCTCGAACAAACTGTTCAGTTCTCAAACGCCCATCAGGATTATCAATCAACGTTTTCACTAAAATCGATTGAGTTGTCCCTGTTGTATTCGGAGCAATGAAGAACACGCGACTCGTTCCCAAGCGCTGTCCGCGATTATCTACTAGCTCAACTAAATCTCCGATATTTACTTGAGAAACCTGCTCGGCTGGAATTGAGAAATTGACTTCTAGTGCAGTATTATCAACAATCGTCACGATCTGAGTCGAAGGATCGACTAGATCGCCAACCTTTGCGGGAATTTCTCCCACTGTTCCCTGAAAGGGCGCTGTGATTTGAAAGAACTGAAGCTGAACTTGCTGTTCCTGAGTGCGCGATCGCGCTTCTTGCACCCCTTTTTCTGCCTGAAGCACCGTTGCCTGCTGTGCTTGAGTTTGTTCTTCAACCGCGCCGAGACTTGCTCTCGCCACTTCTAGTCGATTGGCATACTGATCACGAGTTTGCTGTGAAATTGCGCCTGCTGCTGCTAACTGAGAATAACGGTTGTAGTCTTGTTGAGCCAGCTTCACATCAGATAGTTTCGATCGCTGTTCTGCTTCGAGCGATCGCAAGGTCGCTCTAGCTGTCGCCACTTCTGCCTGAGCCGATTCGGTTGCTGCACTATTACTGTTGACGGCTGCTTGTTGTTGAGCCGGATCAACTTGAGCTAAAACCGTTCCAGCGCTGACCTGCGCTCCTGGCGTAACAAGAATACGGGTGACTCGTCCTTGAATCTGGGGACGCAGCGTGACAGAACGACGCGATCGCAGATTGGCAATCAACTCCGATCGTTCTTGCAGCAGGCGCGATTGTAGGGTTAGAGTTTTAACAGGCATTGAAGGCGGCGGGGCAGTAGTTGGAACTGGCTCCCGCCTTGCCAGAACTTGCCAAACTCCTAAACCTCCGCCACCAAGCAACAATAATCCAAGCAGCCACCACATACGAGCGCGACGAGAGCGAGATACCTTTTCAGAGGGCGAATCTGTGGCTGAAAAGTTAGATGAATCCATGATTTGATTGTTCGATAAACAGCTTGCTTTTGAAAAGCGATTGGATTACTCAGCAACTCGCACCACAAAAGGAACTGTGATCACTTGCCCACGACGTTGAAACTGCGCCCAAATTTTGTACAGTCCAGCGCGAGGAAAGCGAGTATGGGCACTAATTTGGGAGGTGCTAGAGTGAGAAGCGTGATCCGTCGAAGAATCTGCATGACTGGAGATCGAAGGCTCATGATGATCCATTGGATGAACGTGCAGAAACTCGCTGCCGTCCTCGCTGATGATAACGAAATGAGCGAGAGCGCCCAAATAGGGTTGAAGATCAGTCACGGGCTGATGAGTTTGCTCATCTTCAACCGCAAAATCGAGCATGATTGCTTCACCTGCGCGTAATGGTTGGTTCGCTGTCAGGGTGAATCGCAAGCCGTTCACGCTTTTAGTCAGGATGTCATCTTCAATCAGTGCGATCGCTGCTCGTGCTTCTCCAGCAATGTGTAGGTTCAGTTGATCTACAATTTGATCAGAATTAATCGGCGTGTAATCCGCATAAAGCCGATATTGTCCTGCTTGCGGAAAAGTGTAGACAAGACGAAACCGACCCTCTGCTTCTTGCTCTGGATGTAAATGATAGAACTCGCTGAGATCTTCAGAAACAACGAGCAAATGAATCGCTTGCTCATGCACAAT
This genomic interval from Leptolyngbya sp. NIES-2104 contains the following:
- a CDS encoding efflux RND transporter periplasmic adaptor subunit, with translation MDSSNFSATDSPSEKVSRSRRARMWWLLGLLLLGGGGLGVWQVLARREPVPTTAPPPSMPVKTLTLQSRLLQERSELIANLRSRRSVTLRPQIQGRVTRILVTPGAQVSAGTVLAQVDPAQQQAAVNSNSAATESAQAEVATARATLRSLEAEQRSKLSDVKLAQQDYNRYSQLAAAGAISQQTRDQYANRLEVARASLGAVEEQTQAQQATVLQAEKGVQEARSRTQEQQVQLQFFQITAPFQGTVGEIPAKVGDLVDPSTQIVTIVDNTALEVNFSIPAEQVSQVNIGDLVELVDNRGQRLGTSRVFFIAPNTTGTTQSILVKTLIDNPDGRLRTEQFVRARIIQSQRPGVVVPTTAITRLGGEAFVYVVEPAQSGFVARQRLLKLGAIEGNDYQVLDGLRAGERVIVSGVLALRDGMPITPES